The following coding sequences lie in one Cercospora beticola chromosome 9, complete sequence genomic window:
- a CDS encoding uncharacterized protein (BUSCO:EOG09264HN5), with amino-acid sequence MATLLVPRITCLRTLTATRRSTPGLLSAAFTTSAAQNPKHTRPQQPWTQRTTTRFTSPLSHNSKLSRRANSTSSQPQQQQEVPDHILTWNRFFDLRRKRRWINLGCSVLTAFGTVGLVAPMLAEQDFDTWGAQISGLDPIIVLGISTFAIAAGGWLMGPTVGNLGFGMWASRRGWKAGIAEKEKSFYARIKRYRADASASSPQNPIPDYYGEKIGSVQAYRRWLKDQKAFNLKKNKNML; translated from the exons ATGGCAACTCTCCTGGTACCTCGCATCACATGTCTACGAACCCTCACCGCAACCCGAAGATCCACTCCCGgcctcctctccgccgccTTCACCACCTCCGCGGCCCAGAACCCCAAACACACCCGACCCCAACAACCATGGACACAACGCACAACAACACGCTTCACATCTCCCCTCTCACATAACTCAAAACTGTCCCGCCGAGCCAACTCAACCTCCTCACAaccgcaacaacaacaagaagTCCCAGACCACATCCTAACCTGGAACCGCTTCTTCGACCTCCGCCGAAAGCGACGATGGATCAATCTAGGCTGCAGCGTCCTAACCGCCTTCGGCACCGTAGGCCTCGTCGCACCAATGCTAGCAGAGCAAGACTTTGATACCTGGGGAGCACAAATTTCCGGCTTGGATCCTATTATCGTGCTAGGAATCAGCACATTTGCCATTGCGGCGGGAGGATGGCTGATGGGACCGACGGTGGGAAATTTGGGATTTGGGATGTGGGCGAGTAGACGTGGGTGGAAAGCGGGGATTGCAGAG AAAGAAAAGAGCTTCTACGCTCGTATCAAGCGCTATCGCGCCGATGCCTCCGCGAGCAGTCCTCAGAATCCTATTCCAGATTATTACGGCGAGAAGATTGGTAGTGTGCAGGCATACAGGAGGTGGTTGAAGGATCAGAAAGCGTTCAatctgaagaagaacaagaataTGCTGTGA
- a CDS encoding uncharacterized protein (BUSCO:EOG09260LI6): MGTARSPPSLTQRSSQVKQSSISSFFTPQAPSQKPKVKDIPAPQPTATPARKNADREDDLFVTDDESHGPRRASTSSKRALEDGDDDEPATKRRRARSNGEAEGEDLAAGPMRKDSTAKLKTAERTSKYTFSSSNEPAHVPDPDEADDEETRRMKARLHQKFVKKLGRPDSLANIRRRSGVIDEEAVAAEDDPPDDEEEETAASKKGGKGGGRKIPASRKGKLTPLDQKVVDLKRKYPDVLLVVEVGYKYRLYGEDARVAAKVLSVVCIPGKMRFDEHPSEAHMTRFAGASFPTHRLHVHVKRLINAGHKVGIVRQLETAALKAAGANKSKLFERDLTNLYTKATYVDDEEGLDTSLAGAEGGAPASGHLLCLTESYPKGNGSDEKVHLGLIAVQPATGEIVYDDFEDGWMRSELETRLLHISPAEFVIVGEVSKATKKLVQHLSGGDDARLEWKDKPKTVAAQAYSHITKFYADKMKEGEASSSQVQSSQDTGTLLDKVHKLSENATICLSAMITHLTDYGLQHVFDLTKSFQSFSARSHMLLNGNTLTSLEIYRNQTDQAEKGSLFWTLNHTSTRFGQRLLRKWVGRPLLDRARLDERVAAVEELKEGAGQAGIERIKQLLSKTRADLERTLIRIYYKKCSRSELLQFLQTLQGVAQEYHFVKSAADAGFQSSMINEAIAALPLISDDVLDYLGRMNLQAAKENDKYNFFRDEHETEDITDHKCGIVAVEHDLNEFKATATSLLKRRVPVTYVTVAEIDYLIELDNTQLKNVPATWTKISSTKKVSRFHPPEVVKLLRERDQHKESLSNACDAAFASLLAEIGRKYEAFRECIQSLALLDCLLSLASVAQQPGYCKPAFTDKPGISISAGRHPMVEQLLLDNFVPNSVDLAGDATRALLITGPNMGGKSSYVRSVALIAIMAQIGSYVPADACELGLLDAVFTRMGAGDNMMKGESTFMVEVGETSDILKQATPRSLVILDELGRGTSTHDGVAIAQSVLHHMVTVQKSLTLFITHYQSLARVADTVAESETNVKPLRNVHMQFRENDSESAAGEKDITFLYEVGEGVAHRSYGLNVARLAGLPKSLLEVAARRSRAMEEEEGRRRMTYLAKAMSMVMQDGSGTALDRLVTGVEQL, encoded by the coding sequence atggGCACTGCACGGTCACCGCCGAGTCTCACGCAGAGGTCATCACAGGTCAAGCAATCGTCGATATCCAGTTTCTTCACCCCACAAGCTCCGTCTCAAAAACCCAAAGTCAAGGACATTCCCGCGCCGCAGCCAACCGCCACTCCGGCTAGGAAGAATGCAGATAGGGAGGATGACTTGTTTGTGACTGACGATGAATCGCATGGACCTCGAAGAGCATCCACGTCGTCGAAACGAGCCTTGGAAGAcggcgatgatgacgagccTGCCACGAAGCGACGCAGGGCACGATCCAATGGCGAAGCGGAGGGCGAGGACCTCGCTGCTGGTCCAATGCGGAAGGATAGTACAGCAAAATTGAAGACAGCTGAACGGACATCCAAGTATaccttctccagctcgaACGAACCTGCTCACGTTCCCGATCCGGACGAAgcagacgatgaggagaccCGTCGGATGAAAGCCCGCCTGCATCAGAAATTCGTGAAGAAGCTCGGGCGGCCGGACAGCCTAGCAAACATCAGACGGCGGAGTGGCGTCATTGATGAGGAGGCAGTAGCGGCAGAGGACGATCCacccgatgatgaagaggaggaaacaGCAGCGTCAAAGAAAGGCGGGAAAGGTGGTGGAAGAAAGATTCCGGCATCAAGAAAGGGCAAGCTCACACCTCTGGACCAAAAGGTCGTGGACTTGAAGCGGAAATATCCAGATGTGCTTCTGGTAGTCGAAGTGGGCTATAAGTACAGGCTTTATGGCGAAGATGCTCGAGTAGCAGCTAAAGTCCTGTCGGTGGTGTGCATTCCGGGCAAGATGCGCTTCGATGAACACCCATCCGAGGCACATATGACAAGATTTGCTGGCGCGAGCTTTCCTACGCACCGGCTGCACGTACATGTCAAGCGACTGATCAACGCTGGGCACAAGGTAGGCATAGTACGACAGCTAGAGACGGCCGCTTTGAAAGCTGCAGGAGCCAACAAAAGCAAGCTATTCGAACGTGATCTGACGAATTTGTATACGAAAGCGACATacgtcgatgatgaggagggacTAGACACAAGTCTTGCGGGCGCTGAAGGTGGCGCTCCTGCATCTGGTCATTTACTGTGTCTGACAGAAAGCTATCCAAAAGGTAACGGCTCGGATGAGAAGGTTCACCTTGGTCTCATCGCCGTCCAGCCTGCGACTGGCGAGATTGTGTACGATGACTTCGAAGATGGCTGGATGCGAAGTGAACTCGAGACCCGCCTCTTACACATCTCTCCAGCTGAATTCGTTATTGTCGGAGAGGTCTCTAAAGCGACCAAGAAACTGGTGCAGCATCTATCAGGCGGTGATGATGCTCGACTGGAATGGAAGGACAAGCCGAAGACCGTGGCTGCTCAAGCTTACAGTCACATCACAAAATTCTACGCTGACAAAATGAAGGAAGGAGAGGCAAGCTCGTCACAAGTGCAATCATCGCAAGACACTGGAACTCTTCTGGATAAGGTGCACAAGCTATCAGAAAATGCGACGATCTGCCTGTCGGCTATGATCACGCATCTTACAGACTACGGTCTTCAGCATGTATTTGATCTCACAAAAAGCTTTCAGTCCTTCAGCGCCAGATCACACATGTTGCTGAACGGTAATACATTGACGAGTCTGGAGATCTATCGCAACCAAACCGATCAGGCGGAGAAGGGTTCTCTGTTCTGGACGCTGAACCACACCTCGACTCGATTCGGGCAGCGCTTGCTTCGCAAATGGGTCGGCAGGCCGCTGTTGGATCGTGCGAGACTTGACGAACGAGTCGCAGCTGTCGAAGAGCTGAAGGAGGGCGCGGGCCAAGCAGGGATCGAACGCATCAAGCAATTGCTCAGTAAAACGAGAGCCGACCTCGAGCGCACGTTGATTCGCATCTACTACAAAAAGTGCTCTCGCTCGGAACTGTTGCAATTCTTGCAGACACTCCAAGGCGTGGCGCAGGAATATCACTTTGTCAAATCGGCTGCGGATGCAGGGTTCCAGTCAAGCATGATCAacgaagccattgctgctttgCCCTTGATCTCCGACGATGTGCTCGACTATCTTGGACGTATGAATTTGCAGGCAGCCAAGGAAAACGACAAGTACAACTTCTTTCGTGACGAACACGAGACGGAGGACATCACAGACCACAAATGCGGTATCGTGGCGGTAGAACACGATCTCAACGAGTTCAAAGCAACCGCAACAAGTTTGCTCAAACGAAGAGTACCAGTAACCTATGTGACGGTCGCGGAGATCGACTACCTCATCGAGCTTGACAACACGCAGCTCAAGAATGTGCCCGCCACCTGGACCAAGATATCAAGCACGAAAAAAGTTAGTCGCTTTCATCCTCCTGAAGTCGTGAAGCTGCTTCGAGAGCGAGACCAACACAAAGAGAGCCTATCCAACGCTTGCGACGCTGCCTTTGCATCCCTTCTAGCGGAGATTGGGCGCAAGTATGAAGCATTTCGCGAATGCATTCAATCATTGGCATTGCTTGACTGTCTCCTCTCATTGGCCTCGGTGGCACAACAGCCAGGCTACTGCAAGCCTGCCTTTACGGACAAGCCTGGCATTTCCATATCAGCGGGCCGACATCCCATGGTGGAGCAGTTGCTGCTGGACAATTTCGTGCCAAATTCCGTTGATCTCGCTGGCGACGCGACACGTGCACTGCTCATCACGGGGCCGAACATGGGCGGCAAGTCTTCGTATGTTCGATCTGTGGCGTTAATTGCAATCATGGCCCAGATTGGTTCATATGTGCCAGCAGATGCTTGTGAGCTCGGTCTGCTCGATGCTGTTTTCACCCGCATGGGAGCTGGCGACAATATGATGAAAGGCGAATCAACTTTCATGGTCGAGGTTGGAGAGACAAGTGACATACTCAAGCAAGCCACACCGAGAAGTCTGGTTATACTGGATGAGCTGGGGCGAGGCACTAGCACTCACGATGGTGTTGCAATCGCACAGAGTGTCCTGCATCACATGGTCACTGTGCAGAAGAGCTTGACTCTGTTCATCACGCATTACCAGTCCCTGGCACGAGTTGCAGACACTGTCGCCGAGAGCGAAACGAATGTGAAACCGCTTCGAAACGTTCACATGCAATTTCGCGAGAACGACAGCGAGTCCGCGGCTGGGGAGAAGGACATCACGTTCTTATACGAGGTCGGAGAAGGGGTTGCACACCGCAGCTATGGTCTGAACGTCGCTCGACTTGCTGGGCTACCCAAAAGCTTGCTGGAAGTGGCAGCGAGACGAAGTCGGGCaatggaagaagaggaaggtcgTCGTCGCATGACATATCTTGCGAAAGCAATGTCTATGGTCATGCAGGATGGCTCTGGAACCGCGCTCGACAGGTTGGTGACCGGCGTCGAGCAGTTGTAG
- a CDS encoding uncharacterized protein (CAZy:GT8) yields MRPHLKTFVIASLAILFFALLASQSWIAISQYLERQRQDVLLRESLAKQNNQLQASLQQAQDEADSMAKAAAAVTESERSKFAYTFYATTDKYACGVLVNLRRLEELKARYPLHVLISPNITEPYVTALEAAGARTHVETPPPLPGEGVGYYADCLLKLLAFKLHRINPGLERVLAFDSDQLIMQNLDQLFTGLPIGSISAPRAYWIAKDFLASTFMMIDLSDRLWNAVSTAVAEAGMDEFDMDIINKLLGGEVTMLSGSYITLNSHWEDWNLPSWYHSDSAQRLNWTMINKVNELSKAIAVAEDMRRDAPHSIVIPRPRLEQASPEPQPQIEPNVAHSSDTTTDGSFVDQHIPSGPRFPEHHPLWQELYLLQSAAAVIHFSAVGKPWDVTGESLRSRKPDAHPLLGEQFLTWRRTAGSVCPGYGSLDPFEY; encoded by the exons ATGCGGCCTCACCTCAAGACCTTCGTGATCGCAAGCCTGGCCATTTTGTTCTTCGCGCTGCTGGCATCACAATCATGGATCGCCATCTCGCAATATCTGGAACGCCAACGACAGGACGTGCTGCTGCGCGAGAGCCTTGCGAAGCAAAATAATCAACTCCAAGCATCTCTACAGCAAGCACAAGATGAAGCTGATTCCATGGCCaaggctgccgctgctgtgaCAGAATCAGAGAGGAGCAAATTTGCCTACACCTTCTACGCCACTACCGACAAATATGCATGCGGAGTGCTTGTCAACTTACGCCGCCTCGAAGAATTGAAGGCTCGCTATCCCCTACACGTTCTCATTTCACCCAACATCACAGAACCGTACGTGACCGCACTAGAAGCCGCAGGTGCTCGTACACACGTCGAGactcctccacctcttccTGGCGAAGGGGTCGGCTACTACGCGGATTGTCTGTTGAAGCTCCTGGCCTTCAAGCTTCATCGTATCAACCCGGGCTTGGAGCGTGTGCTTGCATTCGACTCTGACCAGCTCATCATGCAGAACCTAGACCAACTCTTCACCGGCCTTCCGATTGGCAGTATTAGCGCCCCACGAGCTTACTGGATTGCCAAGGACTTCCTCGCGAGCACCTTCATGATGATCGACCTGTCCGATCGATTGTGGAATGCAGTCAGCACAGCCGTCGCTGAAGCTGGCATGGACGAATTCGACATGGACATCATCAACAAATTGCTAG GCGGTGAAGTAACCATGTTGA GCGGCTCGTATATCACGCTCAACAGTCATTG GGAAGACTGGAACTTGCCATCGTGGTATCACTCGGACTCTGCGCAGCGGCTCAACTGGACGATGATCAACAAGGTGAATGAATTGTCCAAAGCCATTGCAGTTGCAGAAGACATGCGTCGAGACGCACCACACTCGATCGTCATACCACGCCCCCGCCTCGAACAGGCATCGCCAGAGCCTCAACCACAGATCGAACCCAACGTGGCTCACTCCTCCGACACGACCACTGACGGCAGCTTCGTCGATCAGCACATTCCGTCTGGACCACGCTTCCCCGAACATCATCCTCTCTGGCAAGAGCTGTATTTGCTACAGTCAGCGGCGGCCGTTATCCACTTCTCAGCTGTTGGAAAGCCATGGGACGTCACTGGAGAATCCTTGCGCTCGCGAAAGCCTGATGCACACCCTCTACTAGGCGAGCAATTCCTGACGTGGAGACGGACTGCAGGCAGCGTCTGTCCAGGCTATGGCAGTCTTGATCCCTTTGAGTACTGA
- a CDS encoding uncharacterized protein (CAZy:GT34), whose protein sequence is MSVYCPSRERSYHDSTPSSPLSPLLPSNIPQWLRPSRTRGVILSKSRLKFLMVGVGCVMMGWMVTSSLDSSNNDNFADIDHTYHPSPGNVLNDPSGFGTGLNKPELPAGVIGDSLPEDQPEDLSFDLEKSPTISGALAELHSAVKDKLHSLNPYHRPQLAQAIGKAANATATQQTQPTNTAAILPGEHVLDGLSEEERLGARTRIGKCTILFYGNSAWERAIRTHERHDREHGYRLHILRQQLLDDVWSKPAYILSLLLRELAKPESERLEWLLWVDADTVLLNPHIPIDVFLPPPDSEFEDIHLVYSNDWNGLNNGVFPVRVNQWAVNLFSAIVSYRHYRPTDELVFRDQSAMDNLLHHPTFSPHIVQAPQRWFNAYQGEHNETLAPFQLRRGDFLVHFAGIPNREERMIHWLNRAEQHLDDWEVPLKSTSYPQEARDFWAEQSSLRKAKKEEAASKRLKVQELIVKVEQRLEDYGERLGPDHREAIEKQKEDLKNLVNDGERSNDLDAITELASKLEEATQPLVSAIADAQKVMLNSAHEAIFGGEKDLLEGGFGKGGGEDQDLQSISSKVKILKDLVMVPQEQWNRHDILVASDALTEARAKWKSKVDAAEAERQRAEEERRKKAKEFIELQAQLQAEADSNKASVAGTEKSEPVSAAPDTTGSP, encoded by the exons ATGTCGGTCTACTG TCCATCAAGAGAGAGATCCTACCACGACTCGACACCTTCGTCACCTCTTTCGCCTCTTCTACCGAGCAACATCCCACAATGGCTCCGACCAAGCCGCACGCGTGGCGTCATTTTATCGAAGAGCAGGCTCAAATTCCTGATGGTCGGTGTGGGATGTGTAATGATGGGGTGGATGGTGACATCGAGCCTGGACTCATCGAACAATGACAACTTCGCAGACATTGATCACACATACCATCCTTCTCCTGGAAATGTCTTGAATGACCCAAGCGGGTTCGGCACTGGTCTGAATAAGCCCGAGTTGCCTGCAGGAGTCATTGGTGATAGTCTGCCAGAAGACCAGCCTGAAGACCTTAGCTTTGATCTGGAGAAGTCGCCTACCATTAGTGGTGCATTGGCGGAATTGCACAGCGCGGTCAAGGATAAACTGCACTCCTTGAACCCATACCACAGGCCGCAACTTGCTCAGGCGATTGGAAAAGCAGCAAATGCGACAGCTACGCAGCAGACTCAGCCGACCAACACTGCAGCGATATTACCAGGAGAGCATGTCCTCGATGGCTtgtcagaagaagagcgcttGGGCGCGAGAACTCGCATTGGAAAATGCACAATCCTATTCTACGGCAACAGTGCCTGGGAGCGTGCGATCCGAACTCACGAACGCCATGACCGAGAGCACGGCTACCGACTACACATCTTGCGTCAGCAACTCCTAGACGACGTCTGGTCAAAACCTGCCTACATCctcagcctcctcctccgcgaaCTCGCAAAACCCGAAAGCGAACGCTTAGAATGGCTCCTCTGGGTCGACGCAGATACAGTCCTCCTCAACCCCCACATCCCAATCGACGTCTTCCTCCCACCTCCAGACTCCGAATTCGAAGACATCCATCTCGTCTACTCCAACGACTGGAATGGTTTAAACAACGGCGTCTTCCCCGTGCGAGTCAATCAATGGGCCGTAAACCTTTTCTCAGCAATCGTGTCTTACAGACACTACAGACCAACCGACGAGCTCGTTTTCCGCGATCAATCCGCAATGGACAATCTCCTCCATCATCCGACATTCTCTCCGCATATCGTGCAAGCGCCTCAACGTTGGTTTAATGCATATCAAGGCGAACATAACGAGACTCTTGCACCTTTCCAGCTCCGAAGAGGTGATTTCCTCGTTCACTTCGCTGGAATTCCGAATCGAGAAGAACGCATGATCCACTGGCTGAATCGCGCGGAACAACATCTCGACGACTGGGAAGTCCCATTAAAATCCACTTCATATCCTCAAGAAGCGCGAGATTTCTGGGCAGAGCAGAGTTCTCTAcgaaaggcgaagaaggaggaagcaGCGAGTAAGAGATTGAAAGTTCAGGAATTGATTGTCAAAGTTGAGCAAAGGTTGGAAGATTATGGGGAAAGATTGGGACCGGATCATCGAGAGGCGattgagaagcagaaagaggaCTTGAAGAATTTGGTCAATGATGGTGAGAGGTCGAATGATTTAGACGCTATCACGGAGTTGGCGAGTAAGCTTGAAGAGGCTACGCAGCCGCTTGTTTCTGCTATTGCGGATGCGCAGAAGGTTATGTTGAATTCTGCGCATGAGGCGATTTTTGGGGGTGAGAAGGATTTACTTGAGGGAGGATTCGGGAAAGGGGGTGGGGAAGATCAAGATTTGCAGTCAATATCGAGTAAGGTGAAGATTTTGAAGGATTTGGTGATGGTTCCTCAAGAGCAGTGGAATCGGCATGATATTTTGGTGGCATCGGATGCTTTGACTGAGGCGAGAGCGAAGTGGAAGTCGAAAGTGGATGCTGCTGAAGCGGAGAGACAGCGTGCTGAGGAGGagcggaggaagaaggcgaaggagttTATTGAGCTTCAGGCGCAGTtgcaggcggaggcggatAGCAATAAGGCGTCCGTTGCTGGTACAGAGAAGAGTGAGCCAGTCTCTGCTGCGCCAGATACGACTGGCTCACCTTGA